From Gemmatimonadota bacterium, a single genomic window includes:
- a CDS encoding Gfo/Idh/MocA family oxidoreductase, with the protein MDRIRIGVIGCGAIAQIQHLPHIAELRDRYELAGLCDASAKLVDFIGEMYHVPPQARVTRYQDLLDLDLDAVLLCFADPKTETAVASLNSGKHVFIEKPMCFSVGEADQIIGAAEASGKTLMVGYMKQHDPGYQFARNEVLAMPDIRFIQANHLHCGNDRHLREFTLYAFDDIPGEVIERSAAQREQAIRDAIGDAPEAVRRIFFSLSGSMIHDISSLRGMFGPPERVVSAEVWRGGSSVTTVLAYENDARCSATWTSLPELHDFRETLEVFGAGWRVGIRFPTGFDRGLPSPVTVQGMDGEQPWKKEIVVNKQNSFKLELIHFHDCVVNGKPPITDGYGARHDHALCRDIVNAYLGEDTP; encoded by the coding sequence ATGGACCGCATCAGGATCGGCGTGATCGGCTGCGGTGCGATCGCCCAGATCCAACACCTGCCCCATATCGCCGAGCTCCGTGACCGCTACGAACTGGCCGGTCTATGCGACGCATCCGCAAAACTGGTCGACTTCATCGGCGAGATGTACCACGTACCGCCCCAAGCCCGCGTCACCCGCTACCAGGACCTCTTGGACCTCGATCTGGACGCCGTTCTGCTGTGTTTCGCCGACCCCAAGACAGAAACGGCCGTCGCCTCGTTGAATTCGGGCAAGCACGTCTTCATCGAGAAGCCCATGTGCTTCTCGGTCGGAGAAGCGGACCAGATCATCGGGGCCGCCGAGGCTTCGGGCAAGACGCTGATGGTGGGATACATGAAACAACACGATCCGGGATACCAATTCGCGCGGAACGAAGTGCTTGCCATGCCCGATATCCGCTTTATCCAGGCCAACCACCTCCATTGCGGCAACGACCGGCACCTCCGGGAGTTCACGCTTTACGCTTTCGACGATATCCCGGGCGAGGTGATCGAACGCTCGGCCGCCCAGCGCGAACAGGCCATCCGGGATGCCATCGGCGACGCCCCGGAGGCCGTGCGAAGGATATTCTTCTCGCTCTCCGGCAGCATGATCCACGACATCAGCAGCCTGCGGGGGATGTTCGGTCCGCCGGAACGCGTGGTTAGCGCCGAAGTGTGGCGCGGAGGATCGAGCGTGACGACCGTCTTGGCCTATGAAAACGACGCCCGGTGCTCGGCGACCTGGACCAGCCTGCCCGAACTGCACGATTTCCGGGAGACCCTGGAAGTCTTCGGCGCGGGATGGCGGGTAGGCATTCGGTTTCCCACGGGGTTCGACCGGGGACTGCCGTCGCCGGTCACCGTGCAGGGCATGGACGGCGAACAGCCCTGGAAGAAGGAAATCGTCGTCAACAAGCAAAATTCCTTCAAGCTGGAGTTGATCCATTTTCACGATTGCGTCGTGAACGGGAAACCACCCATCACCGACGGATACGGTGCGCGGCATGATCATGCCCTTTGCCGAGACATCGTCAACGCGTACCTGGGGGAAGACACTCCATGA
- a CDS encoding sugar phosphate isomerase/epimerase → MKIVFCTLTLSGYRSPEAAERGYPLAEERKPVWDWLARHGFDGIDLGETWFNFYDAPDEALVDLGEEARGHGLEIGGLTVLRKIITWPAPEEVRTANRGLLSRAVKAAQLAGAPLVNMSISPQPWEVGVREQDLRGQSDPVGSSLRARDEDYEEAAGVLKKLAREAESKGTELTLELHQNSIVDTPEGMLRLIDLVDHPLIKANPDLGNFYFAYATPEGGWDDVCRMLAPHTNFWHVKNIQRIYFQEEDRAQHINAPLGEGMIDYRRALRIMRDGGFDGYISIELATGADPFNAILSGKRYLDEMLRDEI, encoded by the coding sequence ATGAAAATCGTCTTCTGTACCCTCACGCTGAGTGGTTATCGTTCACCCGAAGCCGCGGAAAGAGGCTATCCCCTGGCCGAGGAACGTAAACCCGTGTGGGACTGGCTCGCCCGCCACGGATTCGATGGGATCGACCTGGGCGAGACCTGGTTCAATTTCTACGACGCGCCGGACGAAGCGCTGGTCGACCTGGGCGAGGAGGCGCGCGGCCACGGACTCGAAATCGGCGGACTGACCGTACTGCGTAAGATCATCACCTGGCCGGCGCCCGAGGAGGTCCGGACGGCGAACCGGGGGTTGCTGTCCCGGGCGGTGAAAGCAGCCCAACTCGCGGGCGCACCACTCGTAAACATGTCCATCTCGCCGCAACCCTGGGAAGTGGGCGTGCGAGAGCAGGATCTCCGGGGACAGTCCGACCCGGTGGGCAGCAGCTTGCGGGCGCGGGACGAAGACTACGAGGAAGCCGCTGGCGTGCTGAAGAAACTGGCCCGGGAGGCCGAGTCGAAGGGCACCGAACTGACGCTGGAACTCCACCAGAACAGCATCGTGGACACTCCGGAGGGCATGCTGCGGCTCATCGATCTCGTCGATCACCCCCTGATCAAGGCGAATCCGGACCTCGGCAACTTCTACTTCGCCTACGCGACGCCCGAGGGCGGCTGGGACGACGTGTGCCGCATGCTCGCGCCCCACACCAACTTCTGGCACGTCAAGAACATCCAGCGGATCTACTTCCAGGAAGAAGACCGCGCCCAGCACATCAACGCGCCCCTGGGCGAGGGCATGATCGACTATCGGCGGGCGCTTCGGATCATGCGGGACGGCGGATTCGACGGGTACATCAGCATCGAGCTGGCCACGGGCGCCGATCCCTTCAACGCGATCCTGTCCGGCAAGCGGTACCTGGACGAAATGTTGCGGGACGAGATCTGA
- a CDS encoding helix-turn-helix transcriptional regulator: MTHFGKYIRSRREDLRKQDRRFSLRQVAQRIEVEPAYLSKIERGDVAPPSEATTLKLARDLGEDPDVLLALAGKVSSDLQEIIRKRPKLFADLIRKMKEAPDHAILRIVREVRDGEW, encoded by the coding sequence ATGACACATTTTGGTAAATACATCCGTTCCCGCCGCGAAGACCTGCGGAAGCAAGACAGGCGGTTCTCCCTGCGCCAGGTGGCGCAGCGCATCGAGGTAGAGCCGGCCTACCTGAGCAAGATCGAACGCGGTGATGTGGCGCCGCCTTCAGAGGCCACGACGCTGAAGCTGGCACGGGATCTGGGCGAGGACCCGGACGTGCTGCTGGCCCTGGCGGGCAAGGTGTCGAGCGACCTTCAGGAGATCATCCGCAAGCGGCCGAAGTTGTTCGCGGACTTGATCCGAAAGATGAAGGAGGCGCCCGATCACGCCATCCTCAGGATAGTTCGCGAAGTGCGGGACGGTGAATGGTAA